The Thermodesulfobacteriota bacterium genome contains the following window.
AGGGAAATTCAACTGGTATAAATCCATCACAGTAAATACGGAGGAGTAGATATGCCGTCGTTAATTTGCCTGGAATGGCTATCCTTTTGCCCTCCAGTTCCTTTATCATTTCCCTTGCCACTACGATGGGGCCGTAGCCTGCCCCCATACTAGCGCCACATGAAAGAATCCTATACTTATCCTGTACCATAAGATACGTGTGAGCCGAAACTGCGGTCACTTCCAGCTCCCCTTTTAATGCTCTTTCGTTAAGGGACTGAATTTCTTGAATAACATGTACAAAATCGATCTTGTCTGATGAAACCTTGCCACTGGCGAGTCCATAAAACATGAAGGCATCATCGGGGTCAGGGCTGTGCCCGAGTCTCATTGTGATTTTACTCAAGATTTGTGTCTCCTTTTTTCAATAAATCTTCTCACAGGATGGTATCAGCTCGCCCTGAATGGTAGAAGATCTCAGTCAAAACCGCATCATCCCTATACCTTATGATATCTCAACAATCAAAATAGACCTCAGGAGTTGATTTCAAAATCTGAACTTTCAGATAATGAAAAATCCAACTCATGTTAAGACATCGGAAACCTTCATGTTTCGAACCATTGACAGACCTTATTTAGGCCTTATAAAACTTCAATCCTGAATTCTTGATGTCGGCACCAATCTTTGACAATAAATATCTAAAAGCATTTATTCCTTCGATCTCTTTATCACCCAGATTATAGTGAATTCTTTCAGTCAGATATTCGTAACAAATATTCTCACTCAAATTGATTTCATTGGCGTAAATTTTTGCGATTCTCTTTGTAAGCTTAAGTCCCATCACTTTAGCCATCTCTAGAGCCTCAAGATTCTTCCCGAGATTTACCCCTTCTCCCACTGCATATACTGCATACACGAATGGGAGGCCCGTCTCCTTAGTCCATACCTCGCCAAGGTCTATCACTTTATAGCCGCCAGGGGGCGAATGCCTCATCCTGAGACCAGCATTTCCTATGTACATCCCAGCATCTACTCCATCCAAAAAGTTGTCATCAGGATTTCTTTCAACATAACCGGGATTAATATTATTGAATCTCTCTAGAATAATTCTAAGAAGCGATGAAGAGCTCTGCGATCTCGAATCTACCGCTACGGTTTTTATCTCCCCAACTGATTTCTTAGACAACAATACGACACTGGCTACCTCACCATTGGATGAAATTGATACATTCGGGACTATCCTATAAATATCTCTTTTAAGTAATTCAGCAACGGGAATTAGACCCAGGTCAACTTTCTTTTCGAATAGTAATCTGGATAATCTGGACGGATTTTCATACACAATCTCAAAGTCATTTTTTATTAAACCTTCCTCTAACGCGTACACAAGAGGTCTTACATTTAAAAATGGAACAGC
Protein-coding sequences here:
- a CDS encoding menaquinone biosynthesis protein, with the protein product MIKLGAVPFLNVRPLVYALEEGLIKNDFEIVYENPSRLSRLLFEKKVDLGLIPVAELLKRDIYRIVPNVSISSNGEVASVVLLSKKSVGEIKTVAVDSRSQSSSSLLRIILERFNNINPGYVERNPDDNFLDGVDAGMYIGNAGLRMRHSPPGGYKVIDLGEVWTKETGLPFVYAVYAVGEGVNLGKNLEALEMAKVMGLKLTKRIAKIYANEINLSENICYEYLTERIHYNLGDKEIEGINAFRYLLSKIGADIKNSGLKFYKA